The Cyclobacteriaceae bacterium genome includes a region encoding these proteins:
- a CDS encoding DUF368 domain-containing protein: protein MGAADVIPGVSGGTIAFITGIYDELIESIKAIDITAVRLLLSFQFAAFWKKINGNFLICVLAGIVTSIFSLANLMTYLLANHPISIWSFFFGLILVSSPLILRDIKKWNFVTVLSFIIGIVVAYAITVLSPTETPNNLFFIFFCGALAICAMILPGISGAFILLLIGKYEYIITALITLNFPVIIVFVLGCFIGLVGFSHVLSWVLKNYRFPTLAVLAGFMIGSLNKVWPWKNVIGFRLDHNGVQVPAFDKSVWPGQFEGDPHLFHAILFAALGVFLVVAIEKTATYLKSKN, encoded by the coding sequence ATGGGAGCCGCAGATGTAATACCAGGAGTTTCCGGAGGAACTATAGCATTCATCACCGGCATCTACGACGAACTTATCGAATCTATCAAAGCGATTGACATCACTGCTGTTCGTCTTCTGCTTTCTTTTCAATTTGCGGCCTTCTGGAAAAAAATCAATGGCAACTTTCTGATCTGCGTACTGGCAGGGATTGTTACCAGCATATTTTCCCTTGCCAACCTGATGACGTACCTGCTGGCAAATCATCCTATTTCTATCTGGTCCTTTTTCTTTGGATTGATCCTCGTCTCATCGCCACTTATTCTCAGGGATATTAAGAAATGGAATTTTGTCACCGTACTCTCTTTCATCATCGGGATCGTGGTAGCGTATGCGATCACTGTGCTCTCCCCTACTGAGACTCCAAATAATCTGTTCTTCATTTTCTTTTGTGGAGCACTTGCTATCTGCGCAATGATATTACCCGGGATCTCAGGTGCCTTCATCCTCTTGCTCATCGGAAAGTATGAGTACATCATCACCGCACTCATCACATTGAATTTTCCCGTGATCATCGTATTCGTATTGGGATGCTTTATCGGACTGGTAGGGTTCTCACATGTTCTCAGCTGGGTATTAAAGAATTACCGCTTCCCAACACTTGCCGTGCTGGCGGGCTTTATGATCGGCTCTCTTAACAAAGTGTGGCCGTGGAAAAATGTGATCGGTTTCCGTCTTGACCACAACGGCGTACAGGTACCTGCCTTTGACAAAAGTGTATGGCCAGGTCAGTTTGAAGGCGATCCGCATTTGTTTCATGCCATTCTCTTCGCAGCGCTTGGTGTATTTCTTGTAGTAGCAATTGAAAAAACAGCTACTTATCTCAAATCAAAAAACTAA
- a CDS encoding phosphosulfolactate synthase — MNYTLNNLPERTTKPRQIGYTMAMDKGLSLRETEDFVSNCSEHIDIVKLGWATSYVTPHLKEKIKVYKDAGLPCYFGGTLFEAFIIRNQFDDYRKLLDKYDLQFAEVSDGSIDLDHDKKCDYIRKLTPQVTVLSEVGSKDADKIIPPYQWIDLMQKELEAGAWKVIGEAREGGNVGLFRSSGEVRSGLVQEILTKIPFEKIIWEAPQKAQQVWFIKLLGANVNLGNIAPEEVIPLETIRLGLRGDTFLHFLGLERKKDNNAPPFHID, encoded by the coding sequence ATGAACTACACGTTGAATAATCTCCCTGAGCGTACCACCAAGCCCAGGCAAATAGGATATACTATGGCCATGGACAAAGGCCTAAGCCTGAGGGAGACGGAAGATTTTGTAAGCAACTGCTCTGAACATATTGATATCGTAAAACTTGGATGGGCAACTTCTTACGTAACGCCACATCTTAAAGAGAAAATAAAGGTTTATAAAGACGCAGGCCTTCCATGTTATTTTGGAGGCACTTTGTTCGAGGCTTTTATCATCCGCAATCAATTTGATGATTATCGCAAGCTTCTTGATAAATATGATCTGCAATTCGCAGAAGTGTCAGACGGATCGATTGATCTGGATCATGACAAGAAATGTGATTACATACGCAAGCTAACACCACAGGTCACTGTACTTTCTGAAGTAGGTTCCAAGGATGCTGATAAGATCATCCCACCTTATCAGTGGATCGACTTAATGCAGAAGGAGCTTGAAGCCGGAGCATGGAAAGTGATCGGCGAAGCACGTGAAGGTGGTAACGTAGGACTATTCCGTTCTTCTGGTGAAGTACGGTCAGGTCTTGTACAGGAGATCTTAACCAAGATCCCTTTTGAAAAAATTATCTGGGAAGCGCCGCAAAAAGCGCAGCAGGTGTGGTTTATCAAGCTTTTAGGCGCCAACGTAAATCTTGGTAACATTGCACCGGAAGAAGTGATTCCGTTAGAGACCATCCGACTTGGACTTCGTGGAGATACCTTCCTTCATTTTCTGGGTTTAGAACGTAAAAAAGATAACAACGCTCCTCCCTTTCACATCGATTAA
- a CDS encoding tetratricopeptide repeat protein has translation MAQEFRKREEEEELIRSFEDILKRKSSGFFDLEAYETIIYHYLDRGKHKKALVAVTMAMEQYPFSTELIAVKAQILSNLQRYEEALELLEQALNLHPTDLDILLSMGSIFSLQGLHEKAIELYEQALEMTEDDRDEIYYSLGLAYQSKEEFDQAIECYKKSIEENLNHEGSLYELAYCLDVVGQLENSLSYYKKFIDEDPFSGPAWYNLGIVCNKLERYEEAIEAYEYAIALDENFASAWFNMGNSFMNKQEFEKALDAFRKTIDIEGPSPEVYCCMGAAHEGLEQYDLGLKFFQKSTKLDSMYDEAWFGAGSCLEKQEKWYQALHFFNKAVKLNSQNADYWKAAAHAEFKIGNTISSISAYEEASHLGPEDKEIWLNWSFIYYDRGEYEKAVEVILQGMAEIPDDPEFFYRIAVYLIEAGKFKDAFNYLENGLILNFEGHTVLFDFFQKPETQKALYKIIDQFRKDNPS, from the coding sequence ATGGCGCAGGAATTCAGAAAACGGGAGGAAGAGGAGGAGTTGATCAGAAGTTTTGAAGATATTCTCAAAAGGAAATCCAGCGGCTTTTTCGATCTCGAAGCATACGAGACAATCATTTACCACTACCTCGATCGCGGAAAACATAAAAAAGCTCTTGTGGCCGTTACCATGGCCATGGAACAATATCCTTTTTCAACAGAACTCATTGCTGTAAAGGCTCAGATCCTTTCCAATCTTCAGCGTTACGAAGAAGCTCTGGAGCTTCTGGAACAGGCACTCAATCTCCACCCAACGGATCTGGATATACTCCTTTCCATGGGCTCGATATTCTCTCTTCAGGGCCTTCATGAAAAAGCAATTGAACTATACGAACAAGCGCTTGAAATGACTGAAGATGATCGTGATGAGATCTACTACAGCCTGGGCCTGGCTTATCAAAGCAAAGAAGAGTTTGATCAGGCGATCGAATGCTATAAAAAATCGATTGAAGAGAATCTCAATCACGAAGGTTCGCTGTACGAACTTGCTTACTGCCTTGATGTTGTAGGTCAGCTTGAGAACAGCTTATCATACTATAAGAAATTCATTGACGAAGATCCTTTCTCAGGACCAGCGTGGTACAATCTTGGAATTGTTTGCAACAAGCTTGAACGTTACGAAGAAGCGATCGAAGCTTATGAATATGCGATTGCCCTTGATGAGAACTTTGCTTCAGCATGGTTTAACATGGGCAACTCCTTTATGAACAAGCAGGAGTTTGAAAAAGCTCTTGACGCATTCAGAAAGACCATTGACATTGAAGGACCGAGCCCTGAAGTTTATTGCTGCATGGGCGCTGCACATGAAGGTCTTGAACAATATGATCTGGGATTAAAGTTCTTCCAGAAGTCGACCAAGCTTGATTCAATGTATGATGAAGCATGGTTCGGTGCCGGAAGCTGCCTGGAGAAACAGGAGAAATGGTATCAGGCTCTTCACTTCTTTAATAAGGCAGTAAAGCTTAATTCACAGAACGCTGACTACTGGAAAGCAGCTGCACATGCTGAGTTTAAGATCGGCAATACCATCTCAAGCATCAGCGCATATGAAGAGGCCAGCCATTTAGGACCTGAAGACAAGGAGATCTGGCTGAACTGGTCATTTATTTATTATGACCGTGGTGAATATGAAAAGGCTGTTGAGGTTATCCTTCAGGGGATGGCTGAGATTCCTGACGACCCTGAATTTTTTTACCGCATCGCGGTTTATCTGATAGAAGCCGGCAAGTTCAAAGATGCCTTCAACTATTTAGAGAATGGTTTAATACTAAACTTTGAAGGACACACCGTCCTGTTTGACTTCTTTCAAAAGCCTGAAACCCAAAAGGCGTTATACAAGATCATCGACCAATTTAGAAAAGACAATCCCTCATGA
- a CDS encoding NAD-dependent epimerase/dehydratase family protein, giving the protein MVVVTGATGLLGGHILSKLLSEGVETVALYRGDHQLPEGVIKKQADVLDQVSLREAFEGADTVIHSAAYVSFNPRRERKVFDTNVQGTRNAIDACLQLGIKNFIQISSVAALGRSTREPITEDSKWNNILSTDYAESKYRAELEVYRGAEEGLTISMVNPSVILAADQISRSSATLFDYVWNEKSFYTNGSLNYVDARDVAEAVFQLYKKPQHLEKFILSAGSIPFKDFFTEVAKRFGKKPPSIEVSAGLTHWAGLAEEIRAFMLNKEPVVTRQSALMAVQSFQYKNQKSVDLLGIRYKSLEQTLAWCCEAYLRNVKPKK; this is encoded by the coding sequence ATGGTAGTAGTTACAGGTGCAACCGGACTGTTGGGAGGTCATATCCTTTCAAAACTTCTTTCAGAAGGAGTTGAGACCGTTGCGCTGTATCGTGGCGATCACCAGTTGCCGGAAGGAGTCATAAAAAAACAGGCAGACGTTCTTGATCAGGTTTCATTGCGCGAAGCTTTTGAAGGAGCGGATACGGTTATACATTCTGCAGCATATGTTTCGTTCAATCCCCGTCGTGAAAGAAAGGTCTTTGATACAAATGTTCAGGGTACACGAAATGCAATTGATGCATGTCTTCAGCTTGGAATAAAGAATTTTATCCAGATCAGTTCCGTTGCGGCGCTTGGACGATCAACACGTGAGCCCATCACAGAAGACAGCAAGTGGAATAATATTCTTTCTACCGACTACGCTGAATCAAAGTACCGTGCAGAGCTTGAAGTTTATCGCGGCGCTGAAGAAGGTCTTACCATAAGCATGGTGAATCCTTCAGTGATCCTGGCGGCAGATCAGATATCAAGAAGCAGTGCTACGTTGTTTGACTATGTGTGGAATGAGAAATCATTTTACACGAATGGATCATTGAATTATGTTGACGCACGTGATGTGGCGGAAGCAGTGTTTCAGCTCTATAAAAAACCGCAGCATCTTGAGAAGTTTATTCTGTCTGCCGGGTCAATTCCCTTCAAGGATTTTTTCACGGAAGTAGCCAAACGCTTTGGCAAAAAGCCACCCTCCATTGAAGTGTCTGCAGGCCTGACGCACTGGGCCGGTCTGGCAGAAGAAATCAGGGCTTTTATGCTCAATAAAGAGCCAGTTGTTACCCGTCAATCAGCTCTGATGGCGGTTCAATCCTTTCAATACAAAAATCAAAAATCTGTCGATTTGCTGGGAATCCGGTACAAGAGCCTGGAACAAACGCTTGCATGGTGCTGTGAGGCCTATTTGCGAAATGTTAAGCCTAAGAAATAA
- a CDS encoding capsular biosynthesis protein, whose protein sequence is MHSHLIPGIDDGVKSPREAFAVIDALMELGYQKIITTPHIMTDYYGNTAESVTTAFENFKVVLKESGYTIPFHCAAEYYLDENFIKIMMDKKRILTFGDRHFLFETNVMSEPYQLKEFIFSATSQGYKPVLAHPERYEYMSLEKAEDMRNRGVLLQINMLSLIGFYGPQIQKMAEKMIQKGLIDLLGSDCHNMDHALILKKVQQAKFYRKALDLPLLNYTL, encoded by the coding sequence ATGCATTCGCATTTGATTCCGGGGATCGATGACGGAGTAAAGTCACCACGGGAAGCATTTGCCGTGATTGATGCGCTGATGGAACTGGGATATCAGAAGATCATCACCACTCCTCACATCATGACAGATTATTACGGCAACACCGCCGAATCTGTAACAACAGCATTCGAGAATTTCAAGGTGGTGCTAAAGGAATCTGGTTATACAATTCCCTTTCATTGTGCAGCAGAATATTATCTGGATGAGAACTTCATTAAGATAATGATGGACAAGAAAAGGATATTGACATTTGGCGATCGTCATTTTCTTTTCGAAACGAATGTGATGAGTGAGCCATACCAATTGAAAGAGTTCATATTCTCAGCAACATCACAGGGATACAAGCCCGTGCTGGCACATCCTGAACGCTATGAATACATGTCGCTTGAAAAAGCAGAGGATATGAGAAATCGTGGAGTGCTGTTGCAGATCAATATGCTTTCGCTGATTGGTTTCTATGGTCCCCAGATCCAGAAGATGGCAGAGAAGATGATTCAAAAAGGTTTGATCGATCTGTTGGGAAGTGATTGTCATAATATGGATCATGCGCTGATCCTTAAAAAAGTTCAGCAAGCTAAATTCTACAGGAAGGCTCTGGATCTTCCTTTGTTGAATTATACACTTTAA
- a CDS encoding polysaccharide biosynthesis tyrosine autokinase, producing the protein MNNNRLRPQRNDALEGIDLEKLKMVARKNLWAIIIIFIVTNLGAYLTIRWTKDVYESSSELRLEIKQDATALGIAQIVEDQNRNIIAGEIEQMKSKLFFSRVLDSLDLWVSYYSAGNVLEFEMYRASPFRVNYTLTDKRILDKPIYFDFIEGNKYQIKIGEEGEEREATLGEPLVLEGASFLIQLAPNAQPDFKNHFFFIINSREKLVEFLTDNLKIEPLNFDANTIRISLRDFSVRKVYTIVNKIDSVYLHYSNEQKNSSNKQKIEWLNNELGQVETKMENFENYFENFTLKNKSSNLDSDLRKTIFVINQLDSQRFELNRKITDISTLMDDLSSGKTTAFIMPKPYLPTFINERIEEFQKITQDQNKLTLSYKDNTYAFQQKEKEVNTIKSALFGQLTEVRKNWMGSMVELNQKKAKLEKDFATMPDKNTQFSKNQRFYKLYEEFYLSMMQAKAEFEIAQAGSTPDFKILSSAVLPTKPVAPNRYIILGIGFVGGLILNFFFIGIIYLSNNKITGLTEIERSTGVPVLGVIPEMKNKAASPFYIVDNPRSIVSEAIRTLRTNLDFFTSSDKKKVIVISSSVSGEGKSFLAMNLGGILAMSKKKVILLDLDMRKAKENSHADIKDPSKGVSTILIHRNTLAESITKTSLEGLDFIPAGPHPPNPSELLLNGEFEDLLTELRGIYDYIVIDTPPVGLVTDGIMAMKRADLSIYVVRANYSKKEFLSNLERLISINKLSNVAVVLNALPNTGKTYGYGYYQEDKSKKHWLKQIFN; encoded by the coding sequence GTGAATAATAATCGCCTCCGTCCTCAACGTAATGATGCTCTTGAAGGGATTGACCTCGAGAAGCTCAAGATGGTTGCGCGTAAAAATCTGTGGGCGATCATTATCATCTTCATTGTTACCAATCTTGGTGCTTATCTCACCATCCGCTGGACCAAGGATGTTTATGAATCAAGCTCTGAATTACGTCTTGAAATAAAACAGGATGCTACAGCTTTAGGGATCGCTCAGATCGTTGAAGATCAAAACAGGAATATCATTGCGGGTGAGATCGAGCAGATGAAATCAAAGCTGTTCTTCAGTCGCGTGCTGGATTCACTGGATCTCTGGGTGAGCTATTACAGCGCCGGAAATGTTCTGGAATTCGAAATGTATCGTGCATCTCCCTTTCGTGTCAACTATACATTGACTGACAAGAGGATCCTGGATAAGCCAATCTATTTCGATTTTATTGAAGGCAATAAGTATCAGATAAAGATCGGTGAAGAAGGTGAAGAGAGAGAAGCAACATTGGGTGAACCCCTTGTACTCGAAGGAGCAAGCTTCTTAATTCAGCTGGCACCGAACGCTCAACCGGACTTTAAGAATCACTTCTTCTTTATCATCAACAGTCGCGAGAAGCTTGTCGAGTTCCTGACCGACAACCTGAAGATCGAGCCATTAAACTTTGACGCTAACACGATCCGGATCTCTTTGAGAGATTTCAGCGTAAGAAAGGTTTACACAATCGTCAACAAGATTGATTCAGTGTATCTGCATTACAGTAATGAACAAAAGAACAGCTCCAACAAGCAAAAGATCGAGTGGTTGAACAATGAACTTGGCCAGGTTGAAACGAAGATGGAAAACTTCGAAAACTATTTCGAGAACTTCACGCTGAAGAATAAAAGCAGCAACCTGGATTCAGATCTTCGCAAGACAATCTTTGTTATCAACCAGCTTGACTCACAAAGATTCGAGCTTAACAGAAAGATCACAGACATCAGCACCCTGATGGATGATCTGTCTTCCGGAAAAACGACGGCATTCATTATGCCGAAGCCATATCTGCCAACGTTCATTAACGAGAGGATTGAAGAATTCCAGAAGATCACGCAGGATCAGAATAAGCTTACCCTCTCCTATAAAGACAATACCTATGCCTTTCAGCAAAAGGAAAAGGAAGTCAACACTATAAAGAGTGCACTGTTCGGTCAGCTTACAGAAGTGAGAAAGAACTGGATGGGTTCTATGGTGGAGCTGAATCAGAAGAAGGCAAAGCTTGAAAAGGATTTTGCCACCATGCCGGACAAAAACACTCAATTTTCAAAGAATCAGCGCTTTTATAAGTTGTATGAAGAATTCTATCTGAGCATGATGCAGGCGAAGGCTGAATTTGAAATTGCACAGGCAGGAAGTACACCGGATTTCAAGATTCTTTCTTCTGCGGTTCTTCCGACAAAACCTGTTGCCCCTAATCGTTACATAATTCTTGGGATTGGTTTCGTGGGTGGGCTGATCCTTAATTTCTTCTTCATTGGAATCATCTATCTCTCCAATAATAAAATTACCGGACTGACAGAAATTGAAAGATCGACAGGAGTTCCGGTGCTGGGTGTGATTCCTGAAATGAAGAACAAGGCAGCAAGTCCATTCTACATTGTTGACAATCCACGTTCTATTGTCAGTGAGGCCATTCGAACATTGCGAACCAATCTTGACTTCTTCACCTCGAGTGACAAGAAGAAAGTTATCGTTATCTCATCGAGTGTATCCGGTGAAGGCAAGTCATTCCTTGCGATGAACCTTGGAGGAATACTGGCGATGTCAAAAAAGAAAGTAATCCTTCTGGATCTTGACATGCGCAAGGCAAAAGAAAACAGTCACGCTGATATCAAAGATCCATCAAAGGGCGTAAGCACGATATTGATTCATAGGAACACATTGGCGGAGAGCATTACCAAAACCTCACTGGAAGGTCTTGACTTTATTCCTGCAGGCCCTCATCCTCCCAATCCTTCTGAGCTATTGCTCAATGGAGAGTTTGAAGATCTGTTGACAGAATTGAGAGGCATCTATGATTATATCGTAATTGATACACCTCCTGTCGGACTGGTTACGGATGGGATCATGGCCATGAAGCGCGCCGATCTTTCGATCTATGTAGTACGTGCTAATTATTCAAAGAAAGAATTCCTCTCTAACCTGGAGCGATTGATCTCCATCAATAAGCTTTCGAATGTAGCCGTTGTGCTGAATGCTTTACCAAATACCGGAAAGACATACGGCTACGGATACTACCAGGAAGACAAAAGCAAGAAGCACTGGCTGAAACAAATCTTTAACTAG
- a CDS encoding polysaccharide export protein EpsE, with translation MKFSTLQFRYIAFLCLFVWGCGTYKQNVLLHAPDDFKSPPITKEILQAERNYVIQKNDMLKVDVYTNKGERVIDPNPELTRPTANTTNQLRPQVNYLVELDGVVKFPVIGDLKMEGLTLRQAELILQQEYDKFFHDCYVVVTFQNKRVIVLGAVGGQVIPLVNQNITLAEVIALAKGLPNDSKAGSIRIVRGEKVFIVDLTTIEGFQSGNMIIEPGDIIYIEPVRRPFAEGLRDYTGLISLFVSALSLIIVIRSLN, from the coding sequence GTGAAATTTTCTACTCTTCAATTCAGGTATATCGCATTCCTGTGCCTCTTCGTTTGGGGCTGCGGGACCTATAAGCAGAATGTACTGCTGCATGCTCCGGATGACTTCAAATCACCTCCGATCACCAAGGAAATACTGCAGGCAGAACGCAATTATGTCATTCAGAAAAATGACATGCTGAAGGTGGATGTCTACACCAACAAAGGTGAGCGCGTTATTGATCCCAATCCAGAACTTACAAGACCCACTGCCAATACAACCAATCAACTACGTCCCCAGGTAAATTATCTTGTGGAGCTTGATGGTGTTGTGAAATTTCCGGTGATAGGAGATCTTAAAATGGAAGGACTTACTCTTCGCCAGGCGGAATTGATTCTGCAGCAGGAGTACGACAAGTTCTTTCATGATTGCTACGTAGTAGTAACCTTTCAAAACAAAAGAGTGATTGTTCTTGGCGCGGTAGGCGGCCAGGTAATACCGCTGGTAAATCAAAACATAACACTGGCAGAAGTGATTGCATTGGCGAAAGGTCTGCCCAATGATTCAAAGGCGGGCAGCATCAGAATTGTTCGTGGAGAAAAAGTCTTCATAGTAGATCTTACCACCATCGAGGGATTTCAATCCGGCAATATGATCATCGAGCCGGGAGACATCATTTACATTGAACCGGTAAGAAGACCCTTCGCTGAAGGCTTGAGAGATTATACAGGTCTCATCAGTCTGTTTGTAAGTGCACTTTCACTGATCATCGTTATCCGAAGCCTGAACTAA
- a CDS encoding glycosyltransferase family 4 protein codes for MKVAIVLNTSWNIYNFRMNFVRAMLAKGYEVHTIAPIDSYTHFLTEAGCKHHAVRMDSRGVNPIKDTALIIELWSIYRTIKPDMILHYTIKPNVYGSLAAAFLGIPTVNNVCGLGTVFLKKNMLSAIALFLYKWTFRYPKKVFFQNPDDRDLFVSRKLIAEKSTDLLPGSGIDLKHFVPSEFKRNSKFTFLLISRLITDKGILEYVEAVRKLRAQGMDAHFQILGAKDPKHQRGIPLQLIDSWIKDNTIEYLGTTHDVRPFINAADCVVLPSYREGTPHTLLEAASCAKPIIATDVPGCHQVVTDNYNGFLCRMKDSDDLASKMDRMAGMDDNSLRQFGENGRKKMEQEFDESLVIDKYLETLSALQKAS; via the coding sequence ATGAAGGTTGCAATCGTCCTCAATACTTCCTGGAACATCTATAACTTCCGGATGAACTTCGTCAGAGCCATGCTCGCGAAGGGATATGAGGTTCATACAATTGCTCCAATAGACAGCTACACACACTTTCTTACAGAAGCTGGTTGCAAGCACCATGCCGTGCGGATGGACAGTCGCGGTGTAAACCCGATCAAAGACACCGCTCTTATTATAGAGTTGTGGTCTATTTACAGAACCATCAAACCGGACATGATATTGCACTATACCATAAAGCCTAATGTTTATGGTTCACTGGCAGCGGCATTCCTGGGAATTCCGACTGTTAATAATGTGTGCGGGCTGGGAACTGTTTTTCTTAAGAAGAACATGCTTTCTGCCATAGCGCTTTTCCTTTATAAATGGACTTTCCGCTATCCAAAGAAGGTTTTTTTCCAGAATCCCGATGACCGGGACCTGTTCGTTTCAAGGAAGCTGATCGCTGAAAAGTCGACCGATCTTCTCCCCGGTTCAGGAATTGATCTCAAGCATTTTGTCCCTTCCGAATTCAAAAGAAACAGCAAGTTTACATTCCTGCTGATCTCACGTCTGATCACTGATAAGGGAATTCTCGAATATGTTGAAGCAGTAAGAAAGCTCCGCGCTCAGGGCATGGATGCTCACTTTCAGATATTGGGAGCCAAGGATCCAAAGCATCAAAGAGGAATTCCATTGCAGTTGATTGACTCCTGGATCAAGGATAATACGATTGAATATCTGGGCACCACACATGATGTCCGTCCCTTCATAAATGCTGCCGACTGTGTAGTGCTTCCATCCTATCGTGAGGGAACACCGCATACTTTGCTGGAGGCTGCGAGCTGTGCAAAGCCTATCATCGCGACGGATGTACCGGGATGCCATCAGGTAGTCACCGATAATTATAATGGCTTCCTCTGCCGGATGAAAGATTCCGATGATCTTGCCAGTAAAATGGATCGCATGGCAGGTATGGATGACAATTCCCTTCGCCAATTCGGCGAAAACGGAAGAAAGAAAATGGAGCAGGAGTTTGACGAGTCGCTGGTCATCGATAAATACCTCGAAACATTATCCGCCCTCCAGAAAGCCTCATAA
- the hflX gene encoding GTPase HflX has protein sequence MESQTPNKLTCVLVAVASNRELQDLIDEHLDELAFLAETAGISTLKRYIQHLPSPDSRTFVGKGKLEEILSFVANNKVKNVIFDDDLSPSQLRNLEKEFNSEVTEVEDRVRIYDRSLLILDIFVMRAQTAQARVQVELAMNQYLLPRLTRMWTHLERQRGGTGTRGGSGEREIETDRRNIRYRISLLKEELLKIEKQKVTQRKSRTNIVRVALVGYTNVGKSTLMNVLSKSDVKAENKLFATVDATVRKVVIGDIPFLLSDTVGFIRKLPHHLIESFKSTLDEVREADLLLHVVDMAHPFHDNQIEVVTKTLGEIGAGNIPVVLVLNKIDLLKDDDANLDFELVRKRYKEQGIGPVVFVSASSKQNLDELRKVMYEEIRKKHMTYYPNYVAMPVYE, from the coding sequence ATGGAGAGCCAGACACCTAATAAATTAACCTGCGTCCTTGTTGCCGTTGCGTCGAACCGTGAATTACAGGATCTCATTGATGAGCACCTGGACGAACTTGCATTTTTAGCCGAAACAGCGGGTATTTCAACCTTGAAGAGATATATCCAGCATCTTCCCAGCCCGGACTCAAGAACTTTCGTCGGGAAGGGAAAGCTGGAGGAGATACTGTCTTTCGTTGCCAACAATAAGGTGAAGAATGTCATCTTCGACGATGACCTTTCACCCAGTCAGCTGCGAAATCTTGAAAAAGAGTTTAATAGTGAAGTGACAGAAGTGGAAGACAGGGTGCGTATTTATGATCGCAGCTTGCTCATCCTCGACATCTTTGTCATGAGAGCACAGACAGCGCAGGCCCGTGTGCAGGTAGAGCTGGCAATGAATCAATATCTGTTGCCGCGATTGACCAGAATGTGGACTCACCTTGAACGTCAGCGTGGAGGTACCGGCACCAGAGGTGGATCCGGTGAACGTGAAATTGAAACGGATAGAAGAAATATCCGCTACCGTATTTCTCTGTTGAAAGAAGAGTTGCTGAAGATTGAAAAGCAGAAAGTTACGCAGCGCAAATCCAGAACGAATATTGTCCGTGTCGCATTGGTAGGATATACCAACGTCGGCAAGTCTACTTTGATGAATGTATTATCGAAGTCGGATGTGAAGGCGGAGAATAAATTATTTGCGACGGTGGATGCAACGGTAAGGAAGGTAGTGATCGGCGATATTCCTTTTTTACTTTCCGATACGGTTGGATTTATCCGCAAGCTGCCTCACCATTTGATTGAGTCGTTTAAGTCTACGCTTGATGAAGTGCGGGAAGCGGACCTGCTGTTGCATGTTGTGGATATGGCACATCCTTTTCACGATAATCAGATTGAAGTAGTTACCAAGACGCTGGGAGAGATCGGTGCCGGGAATATTCCTGTGGTGCTGGTGCTGAATAAAATTGATCTGTTGAAAGATGATGATGCCAATCTTGATTTTGAATTGGTGAGGAAGCGATATAAAGAACAGGGCATTGGTCCGGTGGTATTTGTTTCTGCAAGCTCAAAGCAGAACCTGGATGAGTTGAGAAAAGTAATGTATGAGGAGATACGTAAAAAGCACATGACGTATTATCCGAATTATGTTGCCATGCCGGTGTATGAATAA